The following coding sequences lie in one Thalassoglobus polymorphus genomic window:
- a CDS encoding NAD(P)/FAD-dependent oxidoreductase: protein MMRNPVDVIILGQGIAGTTLAWRLLSAGCSVMVLDRGDRMTASKIAAGLMTPITGKRFAISWDWEDFYSEASQFYREVESKTGTHFFDELSMLRLFQTAEERQTFEGKLSRLTGLVSSTHPDFKTFQHAAAEGGFEMIGGRLHVEEYLKASRKMFQSMDSYIECSIDVQAEIEIQPNKIVIPKLNLTGKQFVSCQGFQSTMLPYFDSVKFNPAKGEILDIKTRNSNIDRVVHRGIWMSPRGKQLRIGATYDWSDLSTNVTENGRHWLTCRLNKLLPSEYEIVQHQAAIRPTMKDFHPVLGAHPKLNNVRIFNGLGSKGALMAPRLAQMLTNQLLHQTPLPLNLSVERWFQEES, encoded by the coding sequence ATGATGCGCAACCCTGTCGATGTGATAATCCTTGGTCAAGGAATCGCAGGCACAACCCTGGCCTGGAGGCTCCTCTCGGCGGGCTGCTCAGTCATGGTGCTCGACCGTGGAGATCGAATGACAGCCTCCAAAATTGCAGCCGGGCTCATGACTCCAATCACCGGCAAACGCTTTGCAATCTCCTGGGACTGGGAAGATTTTTACTCCGAGGCCTCTCAATTTTATCGCGAAGTCGAGTCAAAAACCGGGACGCATTTCTTCGACGAACTCTCGATGCTGCGGTTGTTCCAAACCGCTGAAGAACGTCAGACATTTGAAGGGAAGCTGAGCAGGCTCACAGGCCTCGTCTCTTCAACCCACCCTGATTTCAAGACGTTCCAACATGCAGCTGCTGAGGGTGGTTTTGAAATGATTGGGGGAAGATTACACGTTGAAGAATATCTGAAAGCTTCACGGAAGATGTTCCAATCTATGGACTCGTACATCGAGTGTTCCATCGATGTCCAAGCAGAAATAGAAATCCAACCGAACAAGATCGTCATCCCAAAACTCAATTTAACGGGAAAACAGTTTGTCTCCTGTCAGGGATTTCAATCGACGATGCTTCCTTATTTCGACTCGGTCAAATTCAACCCAGCTAAAGGGGAGATCCTTGATATCAAGACTCGCAATTCCAACATCGACCGTGTTGTCCATCGAGGAATCTGGATGTCTCCCAGAGGAAAACAGCTTCGAATCGGAGCAACCTACGACTGGAGTGACCTCTCAACGAACGTCACCGAAAATGGGCGCCACTGGCTGACATGCCGACTCAACAAGCTGCTACCCAGTGAGTACGAAATTGTTCAACACCAGGCAGCCATTCGTCCAACAATGAAAGATTTCCATCCTGTCCTGGGAGCCCACCCGAAGTTGAACAACGTTAGAATTTTCAACGGCCTCGGTTCGAAAGGGGCACTCATGGCTCCGCGACTGGCTCAAATGCTAACCAACCAGTTGCTTCACCAAACTCCACTCCCACTGAACCTGAGTGTGGAGAGATGGTTTCAAGAAGAATCGTAA
- a CDS encoding type II secretion system F family protein encodes MNSSEMTFFAIAVGVTVAIYAIYKLWKRGKKSVDANRSEPKMRPKGTSKLREDSHEPVAKQEPSSPAVPTIQNELQPSEEVEQAVIAQSEDSSPQRSNVPAATLFSTEGAKVKPGRFKEFKVEEVEEEYPYFDQSDYKFGKLTPLLAAMMPTSKEGRETITRALRNAGYYSPHAWHNLTAVRYLCMVAPILFFGFLLVIVPTQLETPVIIALLVCTGFGWALPSLYVRAKAKDRLREIGNGMPDMLDLLNMCVSQGMTVISALGRVGRDIAPVYPALSKELKIVTDQAHVGTLSQSLSNLSKRVDLPEVHSFSSLLVQTDQMGTSVSEALSEYSDNMRESMKQRADEKANSATFKLLFPTVLCLMPAVYLFLLGPAVVELNRFYEDGGSEALSTEIPEQFTGG; translated from the coding sequence ATGAATTCATCTGAAATGACATTCTTTGCAATCGCCGTCGGGGTAACGGTGGCGATCTATGCAATCTACAAGTTATGGAAGCGTGGCAAAAAGTCAGTGGATGCCAATCGCTCTGAGCCGAAGATGCGGCCCAAGGGGACTTCCAAGCTGCGGGAGGATTCGCACGAACCCGTAGCGAAGCAAGAGCCTTCATCCCCGGCGGTTCCGACCATTCAAAATGAGCTTCAGCCTTCCGAGGAAGTTGAGCAAGCTGTCATTGCTCAAAGCGAGGATTCATCACCACAGCGAAGCAACGTCCCAGCTGCGACTCTTTTTTCGACTGAAGGAGCAAAAGTAAAACCGGGCAGGTTTAAAGAATTCAAAGTTGAAGAAGTCGAAGAGGAGTATCCCTATTTTGATCAAAGCGACTACAAATTTGGAAAGCTGACTCCCCTGTTGGCAGCCATGATGCCAACTTCAAAAGAGGGACGCGAGACCATCACGCGCGCCCTGCGGAATGCGGGTTACTATTCACCGCATGCCTGGCATAATCTGACAGCCGTTCGCTACCTCTGCATGGTTGCTCCGATTCTCTTTTTTGGATTCTTGCTCGTTATTGTTCCAACGCAATTGGAAACGCCTGTCATCATCGCCCTGCTTGTTTGCACTGGGTTTGGGTGGGCGTTGCCGAGTTTGTATGTCCGCGCAAAAGCGAAGGACCGTCTGCGAGAAATTGGAAACGGAATGCCGGACATGCTCGATTTACTGAACATGTGCGTATCGCAGGGGATGACTGTCATCAGTGCTCTGGGACGTGTGGGGCGAGACATCGCTCCGGTTTATCCTGCACTCTCCAAAGAACTCAAAATCGTCACTGACCAGGCCCATGTCGGAACGCTTTCTCAATCGTTATCCAACCTGAGTAAACGGGTCGATCTTCCGGAAGTTCATTCGTTTTCATCGCTGCTTGTTCAGACAGACCAAATGGGAACAAGCGTTTCCGAAGCGTTGTCCGAGTATTCCGACAACATGCGTGAGAGCATGAAACAACGTGCAGATGAAAAAGCAAACTCTGCCACTTTCAAGCTTCTTTTCCCGACTGTCCTCTGCCTCATGCCTGCAGTTTATCTGTTCCTCCTCGGTCCCGCTGTCGTGGAACTCAACCGGTTCTACGAAGATGGCGGCTCCGAAGCACTCAGTACAGAAATCCCAGAGCAATTTACTGGTGGATAA
- a CDS encoding type II secretion system F family protein encodes MATTTVLRQPEFAGILRDEEVFAIENDNSLGNRINGWFDNLMLQSGLGITPGMILALSLCSAFTVGGFIFVLQENLLTTAFGAAFGSLLPILITIITRSRRQSKITSQLPPMIDELARAAKTGRSLEKSLALVAHDTPSPLGDELLYCTRKLEMGLSVENSLKELPQRTGVVATSVLVTALSVHMQTGGDLVKVLERLSQTLRDRIQFLGRLKAATAASRATAVLMIVLPPAIVGFFVLRDGEYLTTLLESTWGMRITVTAVVLELIGAMWVLRILKTSEKV; translated from the coding sequence ATGGCAACCACAACAGTTCTTCGACAACCAGAATTCGCGGGAATCCTTCGCGATGAAGAAGTCTTCGCGATCGAGAACGACAATTCGCTCGGGAACCGCATTAACGGTTGGTTCGACAATCTGATGCTGCAATCAGGACTCGGAATCACCCCAGGAATGATTCTGGCACTTTCGTTGTGTTCAGCATTCACGGTCGGCGGATTCATTTTCGTCTTACAGGAAAACTTGCTGACAACTGCCTTCGGAGCAGCCTTCGGATCGCTGTTGCCCATCTTGATTACGATCATCACCCGATCACGACGACAATCAAAAATCACAAGTCAACTTCCACCGATGATTGATGAACTCGCCCGAGCTGCAAAGACGGGGCGGTCACTTGAGAAATCACTCGCGTTGGTTGCACACGATACCCCTTCTCCTTTGGGGGACGAACTTTTGTATTGCACTCGCAAACTGGAAATGGGGTTGAGCGTTGAAAATTCGTTGAAAGAACTTCCCCAGCGAACTGGTGTTGTTGCGACCAGCGTCCTCGTGACAGCTCTGTCAGTGCACATGCAGACCGGTGGTGATCTCGTCAAAGTTCTCGAACGATTGTCACAAACGTTGCGAGACCGAATTCAATTTCTCGGACGCCTCAAAGCTGCGACTGCGGCCAGTCGAGCGACTGCCGTGTTGATGATTGTGCTTCCGCCAGCCATTGTCGGATTCTTTGTTCTGCGAGACGGTGAATATCTGACGACGTTACTGGAATCGACTTGGGGCATGCGAATCACAGTGACTGCCGTCGTCTTGGAACTCATCGGAGCGATGTGGGTTCTGAGGATATTGAAAACAAGCGAAAAGGTTTAG
- a CDS encoding CpaF family protein, which translates to MVAVAENTAEETSETALSFQEMKTRLHRQVVDSIDMSKAGELGETEFRSQLTALANHLCGRPDLSLTEQQQQQMVRELMDEIYGFGPLQTLMDDPEVSDVLVNGANSVFIERNGLLERTDVRFANDDHLLHFIQRLVGQAGRRIDEVSPMVDAKLADGSRLHAVIPPLALRGPTLSIRRFKTQIVRIEDMIKMDTLAPEMAEFLITAVKARANILFSGGTGAGKTTMLNNMSRFIPSSQRVITIEETAELQLQQSDVVGLETRLPNIEGKGTVSPRDLLRNSLRMRPDRIIVGEARGGEVLDMLQAMNTGHDGSMSTVHANDTRDALSRLELMIALSGAELPTKVTRQYIASAIQLFVHIARLSSGERKVLRISELSGVKDGEFVINDIFVYRMAGKNPAGQVVGSFYATGYEPQVVRKMAAAGHDIKTSLFAPRELTSGK; encoded by the coding sequence ATGGTTGCCGTTGCAGAAAATACAGCTGAGGAAACATCTGAGACAGCTTTGAGTTTTCAGGAAATGAAAACTCGGTTGCATCGACAAGTTGTTGATTCAATCGACATGTCCAAAGCTGGGGAATTGGGTGAAACAGAGTTTCGCTCGCAACTTACCGCTTTGGCCAACCATTTGTGCGGACGTCCCGACTTGTCGCTGACAGAACAGCAGCAACAGCAGATGGTCCGTGAATTGATGGACGAGATCTACGGATTTGGCCCATTGCAAACATTAATGGATGATCCAGAAGTGAGTGATGTTCTGGTCAACGGTGCCAACTCTGTCTTTATCGAACGAAACGGACTTCTGGAGCGGACTGATGTGCGTTTCGCCAATGACGATCATCTGCTTCATTTCATTCAGCGACTGGTCGGACAAGCTGGTCGTCGTATCGATGAAGTCTCGCCGATGGTCGATGCCAAGCTTGCGGACGGTTCACGTTTGCATGCTGTGATCCCTCCGTTGGCGTTACGTGGGCCAACGCTTTCCATTCGTCGATTCAAAACACAAATTGTGCGAATCGAAGACATGATCAAAATGGATACACTCGCTCCGGAAATGGCAGAGTTTCTCATTACCGCAGTCAAAGCACGAGCAAACATTCTCTTCTCTGGAGGAACAGGTGCCGGGAAAACGACCATGCTCAACAATATGAGTCGTTTCATTCCTTCGTCACAACGCGTGATTACGATTGAAGAAACCGCCGAGCTGCAATTGCAGCAAAGCGATGTGGTCGGCCTGGAAACTCGGCTGCCAAACATCGAAGGAAAAGGGACCGTTTCACCGCGTGACCTGCTGAGGAACTCGCTGCGAATGCGGCCTGACCGAATTATCGTCGGGGAAGCACGTGGAGGAGAAGTTCTCGATATGCTGCAGGCGATGAACACTGGTCACGATGGATCGATGAGTACCGTTCACGCCAACGATACCCGCGATGCTCTGTCTCGGCTGGAACTGATGATCGCTCTTTCCGGAGCGGAGCTTCCGACGAAGGTCACACGTCAATACATCGCATCAGCAATCCAGTTGTTCGTTCACATCGCTCGTCTGAGTAGTGGAGAACGAAAGGTACTGCGAATCTCGGAACTCTCGGGAGTCAAAGACGGAGAGTTTGTGATCAACGACATTTTTGTCTATCGCATGGCTGGCAAAAATCCAGCTGGGCAAGTTGTTGGATCGTTTTATGCAACCGGATATGAGCCACAAGTTGTTCGAAAAATGGCAGCTGCAGGACATGATATTAAAACGTCGCTCTTCGCTCCTCGCGAATTGACTTCAGGAAAATAA
- a CDS encoding pilus assembly protein TadG-related protein, translating to MQIRIAQPETLNRRGTLMPALAIAILVAGGAVAFVLDALWLSTAQRELKTAADAAALAAGQRMASDDLLRIDLDSPQKAGFVREVARKAALLNRAVGREVAVSIDPHVDIRFGRPIVNLNTGSTTFIETDYFPTTVVVATHCNRKNGNPVSLFMPYLTGMATADVTAISEASISNQVSAVRPMENANVPAWPLAILELDGGEQDDWSSAIEGRSGQDLFGWDHENKRVINSPDGIPEIVLRSGNSQRLGNIRIVDINTSLRDDALENQFLNGWSEDDLEEFGSELGFENGPLTLNATDDFLGMPYTELRKQIGQERVVLLYRESPPAEYTSTPSVLTTRLVSIRLLEITELGDEIELIVQPTVIATRTAVLSEQRPDAPKNPYIYRLAITQ from the coding sequence ATGCAAATCAGAATCGCACAACCTGAGACTCTCAATCGACGCGGCACGTTAATGCCGGCGTTAGCGATTGCGATTCTGGTTGCTGGTGGAGCGGTTGCTTTTGTTTTGGATGCTCTTTGGTTATCGACTGCTCAGCGCGAGTTAAAGACAGCTGCGGATGCCGCTGCCCTGGCAGCTGGTCAACGAATGGCCAGCGACGATCTTCTTCGAATCGATCTTGATAGTCCGCAGAAAGCAGGCTTCGTCCGTGAAGTTGCTCGCAAAGCAGCATTGTTGAATCGTGCCGTCGGTCGTGAAGTTGCTGTCAGTATTGATCCTCATGTCGACATTCGTTTCGGTCGGCCGATCGTCAACTTGAATACCGGTTCGACAACATTCATCGAGACTGATTACTTCCCGACAACGGTGGTTGTCGCAACACATTGCAATCGAAAGAATGGAAACCCGGTCTCGCTGTTCATGCCGTATCTCACGGGAATGGCGACCGCCGACGTCACCGCGATTTCAGAAGCGTCGATCAGCAATCAGGTTTCTGCTGTTCGTCCCATGGAGAATGCGAACGTTCCTGCCTGGCCGCTGGCGATTTTAGAACTTGATGGGGGAGAGCAGGACGACTGGTCAAGTGCCATTGAAGGCCGCTCTGGACAAGACCTGTTCGGTTGGGATCACGAGAATAAACGAGTGATCAATTCTCCAGATGGTATTCCTGAAATAGTCTTGCGAAGCGGCAACAGTCAACGACTCGGAAACATTCGCATTGTTGATATCAACACCTCTTTACGAGACGACGCTCTTGAAAATCAGTTCTTAAACGGGTGGTCGGAAGACGATCTCGAAGAATTTGGAAGTGAGCTTGGTTTCGAAAACGGTCCTCTGACGCTCAATGCGACGGATGACTTCTTAGGAATGCCCTACACAGAATTGAGGAAGCAAATCGGTCAAGAGCGTGTCGTGCTTTTGTATCGGGAGTCTCCTCCTGCGGAATACACCTCAACTCCTTCGGTCTTAACGACTCGACTTGTTTCGATTCGTCTCTTAGAGATCACGGAGCTTGGTGATGAAATTGAATTGATCGTTCAGCCGACTGTCATTGCAACACGGACAGCAGTCTTGAGCGAACAACGACCGGACGCACCAAAGAATCCATACATTTATCGCCTTGCGATTACACAGTAG